In one window of Rhodopseudomonas palustris HaA2 DNA:
- a CDS encoding class I SAM-dependent methyltransferase: MPATPRPTPLQWDNETLSRFWGYHSQFPENYFSYQKGRDVVGYVSSGLPTGATVLDYGCGPGHLLPHLLDAGFVVQGADISLETMGSAVELGSRQNFLGFATIDDLVKGARRFDAVFLLEVVEHLDDRWLDLTLKQARELLKENGQLIVTTPNEEVLEDSVVYCPVSNVVFHRWQHVRSWSSASLSECLSAHGFREVKTEARTFSQPRSPDVSMLRYRVSGLLNRFRKPQSLISIARK, translated from the coding sequence ATGCCAGCCACGCCACGTCCGACTCCGCTGCAATGGGACAACGAGACGTTGTCTCGTTTTTGGGGTTATCATTCGCAGTTTCCCGAGAACTACTTCAGCTATCAAAAAGGTCGCGACGTCGTCGGATATGTCAGCAGCGGACTGCCGACAGGGGCGACCGTGCTCGACTACGGCTGCGGTCCGGGTCATCTGCTCCCGCATTTGCTCGATGCGGGATTCGTGGTGCAGGGCGCCGATATTTCGCTCGAAACGATGGGCTCGGCGGTCGAGCTGGGATCGCGGCAGAACTTCCTGGGCTTTGCGACGATCGATGATCTCGTCAAAGGAGCGCGCCGGTTCGACGCCGTGTTCTTGCTCGAGGTCGTCGAGCATCTGGACGACCGCTGGCTCGACCTGACGTTGAAGCAGGCGCGGGAGCTCCTCAAAGAGAACGGCCAGCTGATTGTGACGACGCCGAACGAGGAAGTGCTCGAGGACAGTGTGGTCTATTGCCCCGTGTCGAATGTCGTCTTTCACAGGTGGCAGCATGTGCGGAGTTGGTCGTCGGCCTCGCTCAGCGAGTGCCTGTCGGCGCATGGTTTCCGCGAGGTGAAGACCGAGGCCAGGACATTTTCGCAGCCGCGGTCGCCGGACGTTTCGATGCTGCGCTACCGTGTCTCCGGCCTGCTCAACCGTTTTCGCAAGCCACAATCGCTGATTTCCATCGCGCGCAAGTAG
- a CDS encoding glycosyltransferase yields MKPLSVVHLAQSDSEGGANKAAYRIHKNLQTLGLRSTFHVGRKLRDDPSVVPAHWPGVGRLGSDVVAYLNARTLRSYPHRLGTPFSPSCLRYGHLDRGLIAGADVVCAHWIAGAFLNFGQLKGIAAPLVWRLSDIWPFSGGCHYPGGCSGFERACGGCPQLGSTEEHDLSRRGLRAREAAYGDLDLTIVAPSRWIAGLAGRSSLFGGRRIEHIPTGVDLQVFRPRDRLAARHTIGLPESGTIVLFGALSATDDPRKGYAHLLRTIENLAAAGRRDLSLVVFGGATQGAATSIAGYPVHHLGSIGSEERLAEIYSAADVLIAPFLEDNLPNVVLEAVACGTPVAAFAAGGIPDAIDHQVNGYLASTGDDAELARGVASLLDRPDAAHVRSAARRLAETRFDLLDCARRYIALFEELAEASRSQIDKTAGRRH; encoded by the coding sequence ATGAAGCCGCTCTCGGTGGTGCATCTGGCCCAGTCCGACAGCGAGGGCGGAGCGAACAAGGCGGCCTATCGCATCCACAAGAATTTGCAGACGCTCGGGCTTCGCTCGACGTTCCATGTCGGTCGCAAGCTTCGCGATGATCCGTCGGTCGTGCCGGCGCATTGGCCCGGTGTCGGCAGGCTTGGCAGCGACGTGGTCGCCTATCTCAATGCGCGGACGCTGAGGAGCTATCCGCACCGGCTCGGAACGCCGTTTTCGCCGTCGTGCCTGCGCTATGGGCACCTGGACCGTGGGCTGATCGCCGGCGCCGACGTCGTCTGCGCGCACTGGATCGCCGGCGCCTTTCTGAATTTCGGGCAGTTGAAGGGCATAGCAGCACCTTTGGTCTGGAGGCTTTCGGACATCTGGCCGTTCAGCGGCGGGTGCCATTATCCCGGGGGCTGCTCCGGCTTCGAGCGGGCCTGTGGGGGCTGTCCGCAGCTCGGCAGCACCGAGGAGCACGATCTGTCGCGGAGGGGCCTGCGGGCGCGGGAAGCCGCCTATGGCGACCTCGATCTGACCATCGTCGCCCCGAGCCGCTGGATCGCCGGTCTGGCGGGCCGTTCCAGCCTGTTTGGCGGCCGGCGGATCGAACATATTCCGACCGGTGTCGATCTGCAGGTGTTTCGGCCGCGCGACCGGCTGGCGGCGCGCCACACGATCGGACTGCCGGAGAGCGGTACGATCGTCCTGTTCGGCGCTCTGAGCGCGACGGACGATCCGCGCAAGGGCTATGCGCATCTGCTGCGGACGATCGAGAACCTCGCGGCTGCCGGCCGCAGGGATCTCTCGCTGGTCGTTTTCGGCGGCGCCACCCAGGGGGCCGCCACCTCGATCGCCGGTTACCCCGTCCATCACCTCGGCAGCATCGGCAGCGAGGAACGGCTGGCGGAGATCTATTCCGCCGCGGACGTGCTGATCGCGCCGTTTCTGGAAGACAACCTGCCGAACGTGGTGCTGGAGGCGGTCGCCTGCGGGACGCCGGTCGCCGCATTTGCCGCGGGCGGTATCCCGGATGCGATCGACCATCAGGTGAACGGCTATCTGGCATCGACGGGCGACGATGCGGAGCTCGCGCGGGGGGTGGCCAGCCTTCTCGATCGCCCCGATGCTGCACACGTGCGGAGCGCCGCACGCCGGCTTGCGGAGACCCGATTCGACCTGCTGGACTGTGCGCGACGCTACATCGCCCTGTTCGAGGAACTCGCCGAGGCGTCTCGTTCGCAAATTGACAAGACCGCCGGGCGACGACATTGA
- a CDS encoding glycosyltransferase has translation MTDDAPTTRPARNSAQPPMPVSVAHVLRTYGVHGGERQLARLFAAEDPARYKITFLSIYNNPECEDYFARIPGLRQKIVLGLKAPVFPALRSEMLLLLLVLPVLQVRMLYLLAAGRHRICVAHGIQAAAACWLAAWFMPRIRFVYVHRGTKSEAGSHPIFKLLYRPFDVVAGVSVATAASLTSLVRGGRVLTLENGIDWQAFVSAAADCERHHPPGIVTLISSARLLPHKAQAFLLQAFAVLVRERPNVELIVAGDGPERDNLIALAGRLGIADKVRFPGHVTDINCRIVNSDIFVHASEVEGMSNAVLEAMTLGLPSVVVDAPGVSECHIEGDTGFIVERNPNAMAARLIALIDDAELRARMGRRARQRVEEQYSIAANVERYHAMYAELLAGA, from the coding sequence GTGACGGACGACGCTCCAACCACTCGACCGGCCAGAAATTCCGCGCAGCCCCCCATGCCAGTTTCAGTCGCGCACGTCCTGCGAACCTATGGCGTCCATGGCGGCGAGCGTCAGCTGGCGCGGCTGTTCGCGGCCGAGGATCCCGCCCGCTATAAGATCACCTTCCTCTCCATCTACAACAACCCCGAATGCGAGGACTACTTCGCGCGAATTCCGGGATTGCGGCAGAAGATCGTGCTCGGATTGAAGGCGCCGGTGTTTCCTGCGCTGCGCAGCGAGATGCTGCTGCTGCTGTTGGTGCTTCCGGTGCTTCAGGTGCGAATGCTGTATCTGCTGGCCGCGGGTCGGCATCGAATCTGCGTGGCGCACGGCATTCAGGCCGCCGCCGCGTGCTGGCTCGCGGCATGGTTCATGCCGCGCATTCGCTTTGTCTATGTCCACCGCGGCACCAAGTCGGAAGCCGGATCCCATCCGATCTTCAAGCTGCTCTACAGGCCGTTCGACGTCGTCGCCGGCGTATCCGTGGCGACCGCCGCGTCGCTGACGTCGCTGGTTCGCGGCGGGAGGGTGCTGACCCTCGAGAACGGCATCGATTGGCAGGCCTTTGTCAGCGCCGCGGCCGATTGCGAAAGGCATCATCCGCCCGGGATCGTGACCCTGATTTCGTCGGCACGGCTGCTTCCACACAAGGCCCAAGCGTTTCTGTTGCAGGCGTTCGCCGTGCTGGTGCGCGAACGGCCGAATGTCGAACTGATCGTCGCCGGCGACGGACCGGAGCGGGACAATCTGATCGCCCTGGCGGGGCGGCTGGGCATCGCCGACAAGGTCCGGTTCCCCGGCCACGTCACCGACATCAATTGCCGTATCGTCAACAGCGATATCTTCGTTCATGCCTCCGAGGTGGAGGGGATGAGCAACGCCGTCCTCGAAGCCATGACGCTGGGGCTGCCGAGCGTCGTGGTCGATGCGCCCGGCGTCTCCGAATGTCACATCGAGGGCGACACCGGATTCATTGTCGAGCGGAATCCGAATGCGATGGCCGCCAGGCTGATCGCGCTGATCGACGATGCCGAATTGAGGGCCAGAATGGGTCGCCGGGCGCGGCAGCGCGTTGAGGAGCAGTATTCGATCGCGGCGAATGTCGAGCGATATCACGCGATGTATGCGGAACTGTTGGCGGGCGCCTGA
- the asnB gene encoding asparagine synthase (glutamine-hydrolyzing) — protein sequence MAGGIWRDDRLLAPSIGAAALAALAHRGPDAEGEHREAGVFLGHRRLSIIDLDPRSTQPMHLGPLSIVFNGEIYNYRALRAELERGGCVFRTESDTEVLLQAFARDGLDCLQTLEGMFSFAIWDRSARRLTLARDRYGEKPMVVFEDGEKLLFASEIPAIERLAGDGDLVIDRAALPLLFRFSYLPAPFTPFERMKQIKPGCWLQLTVDDWTIREGSYYQLTTGGAPLRKAEPSFDAAKTQLRRLLTESVEQRLAASDVPIATFLSGGLDSSIIASIAAGIAGDRMTAYSIGFPNDPAFDESPYARLLAARYPRIDHRVIDVTEERLADFTDRTLGLLGEPYADASLIPTAFLCSHVGEKVILGGDGADELFAGYGVYSAMQVSARIPGWIKRVLRRLPTHGNPASIGNSKLRAAAFFRMHMRDTAGEEYLSWRSYASPEQLQSLGFSNADACALPGDLVDLDLHTLRDMLVTDIRFNLPADMLKKVDLASMQHGLEVRLPFLDSRLVAFALGLPDKFLINGGVRKHILRESFRSDLPPEILTRGKKGFLLPIRKWMRDGRIRDELLDLAARQTTLDSRAIERFATEHRELRADHSQLLWACYVFLKWTGRRNGNRSDRGSISSEIAG from the coding sequence TTGGCGGGCGGCATCTGGCGCGACGACAGACTGCTGGCACCATCGATCGGCGCCGCTGCGCTCGCCGCCCTGGCGCATCGCGGGCCCGACGCCGAGGGAGAACACCGCGAAGCCGGCGTCTTTCTGGGGCACCGGCGGCTCAGCATCATCGATCTCGATCCCCGATCGACGCAGCCGATGCATCTGGGGCCGCTGAGCATCGTCTTCAACGGGGAAATCTACAACTACCGCGCGCTGCGTGCGGAGCTCGAGCGTGGCGGCTGTGTATTCCGCACGGAATCCGACACGGAAGTTCTGCTCCAGGCCTTCGCGCGCGACGGACTCGATTGCCTGCAGACCCTGGAAGGGATGTTCTCGTTTGCGATCTGGGACCGCAGCGCGCGGCGCCTGACGCTGGCGCGCGATCGCTACGGCGAAAAGCCGATGGTTGTGTTCGAGGATGGCGAGAAGCTGCTGTTCGCGTCCGAGATTCCGGCGATCGAACGGCTGGCGGGCGACGGCGATCTCGTGATCGATCGGGCCGCCTTGCCGCTGCTGTTCCGCTTTTCCTATTTGCCGGCGCCGTTCACGCCGTTCGAGCGGATGAAGCAGATCAAGCCCGGCTGCTGGCTGCAACTGACCGTCGACGACTGGACGATCCGCGAGGGCTCCTACTACCAGCTCACCACCGGCGGCGCCCCGCTCCGGAAGGCCGAGCCGTCGTTCGACGCCGCGAAGACGCAATTGCGGCGGCTGCTGACCGAATCCGTCGAACAGCGCCTGGCGGCCTCGGACGTCCCGATCGCGACCTTTCTCAGCGGCGGGCTTGATTCCTCGATCATCGCCAGCATTGCGGCCGGGATCGCCGGCGACCGGATGACGGCCTATTCGATCGGATTTCCCAACGATCCCGCGTTCGATGAAAGTCCGTATGCGCGATTGCTGGCCGCCCGCTATCCCCGGATCGACCATCGGGTGATCGACGTGACCGAGGAACGGCTCGCCGATTTCACCGACCGGACCCTCGGGCTCCTGGGCGAACCCTATGCCGATGCATCGCTGATTCCGACGGCCTTTCTGTGCTCGCATGTCGGCGAGAAGGTCATTCTGGGAGGCGATGGCGCCGATGAGCTGTTCGCCGGATACGGCGTGTATTCGGCCATGCAGGTGAGTGCGCGCATCCCGGGCTGGATCAAGCGGGTGCTCCGCCGCCTGCCGACACACGGCAATCCCGCCAGCATCGGCAACTCGAAGTTGCGGGCGGCGGCCTTCTTCCGCATGCATATGCGGGATACCGCGGGCGAGGAATATTTATCCTGGCGCTCCTACGCGTCGCCGGAGCAGTTGCAGTCGCTCGGGTTTTCGAACGCCGATGCGTGCGCGCTGCCGGGCGATCTCGTCGACCTCGACCTCCACACGCTGCGCGACATGCTGGTGACGGACATCCGCTTCAATCTGCCGGCCGATATGCTGAAGAAGGTCGATCTGGCGAGCATGCAGCACGGACTCGAAGTGCGCTTGCCCTTTCTGGACTCGCGGCTGGTGGCGTTTGCGCTGGGGCTTCCCGACAAGTTCCTGATCAACGGCGGGGTGCGCAAACACATACTGCGCGAGAGTTTCCGCTCCGACCTGCCGCCCGAAATCCTGACCCGGGGCAAGAAGGGATTCCTGCTGCCGATCCGCAAATGGATGAGGGATGGCCGTATCCGCGACGAGCTTCTGGACCTGGCCGCCCGCCAGACCACGCTGGATTCGCGGGCCATCGAGCGATTTGCGACCGAGCACCGCGAATTGCGAGCCGATCATTCCCAGCTGCTGTGGGCGTGCTATGTCTTTCTGAAATGGACGGGCAGGCGAAACGGCAACCGGTCCGATCGGGGATCGATCAGCTCGGAGATCGCTGGATAA
- a CDS encoding acyltransferase family protein: protein MKDAPYRALGGFRFALAAAVVLSHTWFLSFTDRRFVQDLGIGNVAVMGFFVLSGFIISEAVDFFYRDRPAAFLSNRFLRLAPPYWVAAALSIAVHWALLNAWTLRLPDYSSNPSNMFDMRNLAVQITGIFPIFNVNQFLPREEWYYFVRFAWAIFVEFVFYYCVAICIALWPIARRIVGMRAYLASIAAGAIGLHVFSEYVRHLHTSFAFFPYFVLGTSIYLRKVYRDTLASGVMVVSYILIAIHFLRYTQGQLSLHVDWWSGAVRPVVFIPTLAMLAVPFLLAWISTIRLSANWIKLDQSLGDLTYPLYLNHYAVLVAAYSLFPEPNPIVQILTVAISIVASYVLQVLVEGPMSRLRDRIRGRRLVVPR, encoded by the coding sequence ATGAAAGACGCGCCATACCGAGCGCTGGGCGGCTTCCGCTTCGCTCTAGCAGCTGCCGTCGTGCTGAGTCACACTTGGTTTCTGAGCTTCACGGACAGACGCTTCGTTCAGGACCTCGGGATCGGCAACGTCGCGGTGATGGGCTTCTTCGTGCTGTCCGGGTTCATCATCTCCGAGGCGGTTGATTTCTTCTATCGAGATCGTCCGGCAGCGTTCCTGAGCAACAGGTTTCTCAGATTGGCGCCTCCCTATTGGGTCGCCGCCGCCCTCTCGATTGCCGTGCACTGGGCGTTGTTGAATGCCTGGACGCTGAGATTGCCGGACTATTCGTCGAACCCGAGCAACATGTTCGACATGCGCAATCTCGCAGTCCAGATCACCGGAATATTCCCGATCTTCAATGTCAACCAGTTTCTCCCGCGGGAGGAATGGTACTACTTCGTTCGCTTTGCCTGGGCCATTTTCGTCGAGTTCGTATTTTATTATTGCGTCGCAATCTGCATCGCCCTTTGGCCGATCGCGAGAAGAATCGTCGGCATGCGAGCCTATCTCGCTTCGATCGCGGCCGGGGCCATCGGCCTGCATGTTTTCAGCGAGTACGTTCGTCACCTTCACACGAGCTTCGCTTTTTTTCCCTACTTCGTTCTTGGCACGAGCATCTATCTGCGCAAGGTGTATCGCGATACGCTCGCCAGCGGGGTGATGGTCGTTTCTTATATTCTGATCGCCATCCACTTTCTTCGCTACACGCAGGGTCAGCTTTCGCTGCACGTCGACTGGTGGAGCGGCGCGGTTCGGCCCGTCGTGTTCATCCCCACCCTGGCAATGTTGGCTGTGCCGTTCCTGCTCGCATGGATATCGACAATTCGTCTTTCTGCGAACTGGATAAAGCTCGATCAATCGCTGGGCGATCTGACTTACCCGCTGTATCTGAATCACTATGCCGTCTTGGTTGCGGCCTATTCTTTGTTTCCGGAGCCCAACCCGATCGTTCAAATTCTCACGGTGGCGATATCAATCGTTGCATCATACGTCTTGCAGGTCTTGGTCGAGGGGCCGATGTCGAGACTGAGAGACCGGATCAGGGGGCGGCGTCTCGTCGTGCCGCGGTGA
- a CDS encoding glycosyltransferase family 2 protein, with protein sequence MRDPGQAPSLSIVTVTYNSAATLSDTLNSVRSQTFRDFEHIVVDGGSTDGTLDILNAAGSSVRWISEPDKGIYDAMNKGIGMARGRWIHLLNSDDYYASDDVLARIVPKLKEDAVNYCDLIRADANGGRVVQRFPFRKWPLYFSAYLPHPSLVVSAAQYGAVGTYDVGFRVAADHDMILRLVDRFPANHIPVEMTVMRQDGVSATNLDLSMREFGMVLQKHRLPEPLITAIMAIRRIWWRLRSNERS encoded by the coding sequence ATGCGCGATCCTGGTCAAGCGCCTAGCCTTTCGATCGTGACGGTGACGTACAACAGCGCGGCCACCCTGTCCGACACTCTGAACAGTGTTCGCAGCCAGACCTTCCGAGACTTCGAGCATATCGTCGTCGATGGCGGATCGACGGACGGGACGCTCGACATTCTGAACGCCGCGGGCTCTTCGGTGCGCTGGATTTCCGAACCCGACAAGGGCATCTACGATGCGATGAACAAGGGCATCGGGATGGCGCGTGGCCGCTGGATTCATCTGCTCAATTCGGACGATTACTACGCGTCGGACGATGTGCTGGCCCGCATCGTTCCGAAGCTGAAAGAGGATGCAGTCAACTATTGTGACCTCATTCGGGCCGACGCAAATGGTGGACGAGTCGTCCAGCGCTTCCCGTTCCGAAAATGGCCGCTGTATTTTTCGGCTTACTTGCCGCATCCGTCTCTCGTCGTCTCGGCGGCTCAGTACGGGGCGGTCGGAACTTACGACGTCGGCTTCCGGGTCGCCGCCGACCACGATATGATTTTGCGACTGGTCGACCGCTTTCCTGCCAACCATATCCCGGTCGAAATGACCGTGATGCGTCAGGACGGAGTGTCGGCGACCAATCTGGATCTGAGCATGCGGGAGTTCGGGATGGTGTTGCAGAAGCACCGGCTTCCCGAACCGCTGATCACGGCCATCATGGCGATCCGACGGATTTGGTGGAGGTTGAGATCCAATGAACGATCCTAA
- a CDS encoding class I SAM-dependent methyltransferase translates to MNDPNSLAIRDGVSKRIVDLFPDKHARIADLGCGEGELLVRLKELGFDSLTGVGWKVQVPPQVSRVEEIDLSQAGWADRLGGATFDVLTATEVLEHLVNPYEFLTQARRLTKPGGRLILTFPNVHNLRSIIGYAVAGRFSGFFGPNWNTNHPLHDQHIFVPNHELVGYFLKLVGFEVVSIDYLLGRGKLFGTTALFDCRAV, encoded by the coding sequence ATGAACGATCCTAACAGCTTGGCAATTCGCGATGGTGTCAGCAAGAGGATCGTCGATCTCTTCCCCGACAAGCATGCCCGCATCGCCGATCTCGGTTGTGGCGAAGGTGAGTTACTGGTTCGTCTCAAGGAGTTGGGTTTCGATTCCTTGACCGGCGTCGGCTGGAAGGTCCAGGTGCCGCCGCAAGTCAGCAGGGTCGAAGAAATCGACCTCAGCCAGGCCGGTTGGGCGGATCGGCTGGGCGGCGCGACCTTCGATGTGCTGACCGCGACTGAGGTACTGGAACACTTGGTCAATCCGTACGAATTCCTCACTCAGGCGCGCCGGCTGACAAAGCCGGGCGGCCGATTGATCTTGACGTTTCCGAACGTGCATAATTTGCGCAGTATCATCGGCTATGCTGTGGCCGGGCGGTTCAGCGGGTTCTTTGGTCCAAATTGGAACACCAACCATCCCTTGCATGATCAGCATATCTTTGTGCCAAACCACGAGCTCGTCGGTTACTTCCTGAAGCTCGTCGGGTTCGAGGTTGTCTCGATCGATTACTTGCTGGGGCGTGGAAAGCTTTTCGGGACGACTGCTCTTTTTGATTGCAGGGCGGTGTAG
- a CDS encoding O-antigen ligase family protein: MQRSGQFFASEFRLSFPRWFRVTDISIKYSTISWLVAVSFVWAVVRSSYLDWGSGEFSELDIPLWVRASIFAAFLLPTVALLVQGKWTYWLLGVSGAIGVVPKLPLLPFIQEYAHLVIVLTAISLVVTGPRSRSFRDCGAVKIYVAYLAVCAVSTTLNWFLFQNLWQLKVGLAFLILFGAFAVVLVTTSGAAERREKAFADMLEGAVGGFLAQGLICLVTIPLLFLFQSHEGNDTVFGLAFYERIKSTFPGPVNFGMFLLISVPVALLWMHRNRIRSTLVMLYLQLVPWLVVMSGSRSARIAGAVMLLALLLRREMRWRTVALLPSTIVASYAGFFYNSFPAAIRALFGDQEAATLSFKGHFFDVHDRVGLIAETMGAAPFLSSIGNDLREQSGNWVPWAQWLQTLSKVLNSMFGYGAGVGGYSQSSFPSPHTMFLNALVDTGILGLVLLGLFLAVLAVRLLLKALYAATDADSLTYWLCGLAFFPALLVNIPYVPQIWGFYLTTIILICVVVAGPVAPNGKTGERKFTRLIFGVQRRPTPTT, translated from the coding sequence TTGCAGCGGTCAGGACAGTTTTTCGCGTCGGAGTTTCGGCTTTCGTTCCCTCGGTGGTTTCGCGTCACCGATATTTCGATCAAGTATTCAACGATATCTTGGCTGGTGGCAGTCTCGTTCGTCTGGGCGGTGGTCCGCTCGAGCTATCTCGATTGGGGTAGCGGTGAATTTTCCGAACTCGATATTCCACTCTGGGTCAGAGCATCGATCTTCGCGGCTTTCCTGCTGCCGACGGTCGCCTTGCTGGTGCAGGGAAAGTGGACCTACTGGCTCTTGGGGGTGTCCGGAGCCATCGGGGTCGTTCCGAAGCTTCCCTTGCTGCCGTTCATCCAGGAATACGCCCACCTGGTGATCGTGCTCACCGCGATCTCGCTCGTGGTGACCGGCCCCAGGTCGAGAAGCTTTCGCGATTGCGGCGCGGTCAAGATCTACGTCGCGTATCTCGCCGTGTGTGCCGTTTCGACCACCCTGAACTGGTTCCTGTTCCAGAACCTCTGGCAACTCAAGGTCGGGCTGGCGTTTCTGATCCTGTTCGGCGCCTTCGCCGTCGTTCTCGTGACGACTTCGGGCGCAGCAGAGCGGCGCGAGAAGGCCTTCGCGGATATGCTCGAAGGCGCGGTCGGAGGTTTTCTCGCCCAGGGCCTGATCTGCCTCGTGACGATCCCGCTTCTGTTCCTGTTTCAGTCACACGAAGGCAACGACACCGTTTTCGGCCTGGCGTTCTACGAACGCATCAAGTCCACTTTTCCCGGACCGGTGAATTTCGGGATGTTCCTGCTGATCAGCGTACCTGTGGCGCTGCTGTGGATGCATCGAAACAGGATCAGGTCGACGCTGGTCATGTTGTATCTGCAATTGGTGCCATGGCTGGTGGTGATGTCCGGCAGCAGATCCGCGCGGATCGCGGGCGCGGTGATGCTGCTGGCTCTGCTGTTGCGACGAGAGATGCGATGGCGGACCGTCGCCTTGCTTCCGTCGACGATCGTCGCCTCCTATGCCGGGTTCTTCTACAACTCGTTTCCGGCGGCGATCCGTGCCCTCTTCGGCGATCAGGAGGCCGCCACGCTGAGTTTCAAAGGCCACTTCTTCGACGTGCACGACCGTGTCGGATTGATCGCCGAGACCATGGGCGCCGCTCCTTTCCTGTCCTCGATCGGGAACGATCTGAGAGAGCAATCCGGCAATTGGGTGCCGTGGGCGCAGTGGCTGCAGACGTTGTCCAAGGTGCTGAATTCGATGTTCGGCTACGGGGCGGGTGTCGGAGGCTACTCGCAAAGCAGCTTTCCGTCGCCGCACACCATGTTTCTCAACGCGCTGGTCGATACAGGAATTCTGGGGCTCGTATTGCTCGGCCTGTTCCTGGCGGTGTTGGCGGTGCGGCTCCTGCTCAAGGCCCTGTACGCCGCCACCGATGCCGATTCGTTGACCTATTGGCTGTGTGGTCTGGCGTTCTTCCCGGCCTTGCTCGTCAATATTCCCTACGTGCCACAGATATGGGGATTCTATCTGACGACGATCATCTTGATATGTGTCGTGGTCGCGGGACCCGTTGCGCCGAACGGCAAGACCGGCGAGCGGAAGTTCACCCGGCTGATTTTCGGCGTTCAGCGCCGGCCGACGCCGACAACCTGA
- a CDS encoding class I SAM-dependent methyltransferase, translating into MSITSLKAAAMTDANIALVSPSAFFAWCLHSVDQDQIPFRANYPQYFQASGSSDYLWRTYDRRLSDVIGLVRPGLRVLEIGCGIGSDLHWLALHGARVTGIDVKSEWTTAAKLLTKHVSARIAPVEVDIQRINLLDLPDAQYDLIYMKDTFHHLEPRDEIVAKIARLLAPGGSLVIVEPNAWNPLIQWKMFRIRGFRTIIDKTDKATGERFVYGNERLVTGGAIVRSFARHGVKGTSRLFRLVPTALASNRWIVGAADLLESVRIEAGLIPVCIHCVYRGTKA; encoded by the coding sequence ATGTCGATCACCTCACTCAAGGCCGCTGCAATGACCGATGCGAATATTGCCCTGGTGTCGCCGTCGGCATTTTTCGCCTGGTGCCTGCATTCGGTGGATCAGGATCAAATTCCCTTTCGCGCGAATTATCCTCAATATTTCCAGGCGTCGGGTTCGAGCGATTATCTTTGGCGCACCTATGATCGGCGGCTTTCGGACGTGATCGGATTGGTCCGTCCCGGTCTGCGGGTGTTGGAGATCGGCTGCGGAATCGGTTCGGATCTGCATTGGCTCGCGCTGCACGGCGCCAGGGTCACCGGCATCGACGTGAAGTCCGAATGGACCACCGCGGCCAAGCTGCTCACGAAACACGTGAGCGCTCGGATAGCGCCCGTCGAGGTCGATATTCAGCGCATCAATCTGCTCGACCTTCCCGACGCGCAATACGACCTGATCTACATGAAGGACACCTTTCACCATCTCGAACCACGCGACGAGATCGTCGCAAAGATCGCCCGCCTGCTGGCGCCGGGCGGGTCTCTGGTCATCGTCGAGCCGAATGCCTGGAATCCGCTGATCCAGTGGAAGATGTTTCGCATCCGCGGCTTCAGGACCATCATCGACAAGACCGACAAGGCCACCGGTGAGCGGTTCGTCTACGGCAACGAGCGACTGGTCACGGGCGGCGCGATCGTTCGCAGCTTTGCTCGTCATGGCGTCAAGGGGACGTCGCGCTTGTTCAGACTGGTGCCGACAGCGTTGGCTTCCAATCGATGGATCGTCGGAGCGGCGGACCTGCTCGAATCCGTGCGAATAGAGGCCGGTTTGATTCCGGTCTGCATTCACTGCGTGTATCGCGGGACGAAAGCATGA